From Granulicella cerasi, a single genomic window includes:
- a CDS encoding heavy-metal-associated domain-containing protein, which translates to MAKLTLEIEKMSCGGCVRSVMKTLNALDGTRATEVHIGGAEAETNLPSQQVIDALTTAGYPTRVVAGA; encoded by the coding sequence ATGGCAAAGCTAACTCTCGAGATCGAAAAGATGAGCTGTGGCGGATGCGTTCGCAGCGTGATGAAAACGCTGAACGCGCTCGACGGCACGCGCGCCACCGAAGTTCATATCGGCGGTGCGGAAGCTGAGACAAATTTGCCGTCACAGCAAGTCATCGACGCGTTGACGACGGCCGGCTATCCCACGCGCGTTGTCGCGGGGGCCTAA
- a CDS encoding heavy metal translocating P-type ATPase, with product MSEQASVRLQVEGMTCAACQAHVERALAGVSGVDSANVNLMTNTATVAVRTAVSADSLITAVQRAGYRASLPGSKAAGATEAQDSDAQSTRVLGSVLLGAVAMLLSMPLMMHPGTCGLCARMMPQWSMQISPAILRWTLCAIAGTSMVLAGEVYRAAWSAARHAASNMNTLIAVGTLAAFAASFASTVAPQWMLAHAGSADLYYEAVALILAFLLVGRWLESRARRRAGEALAAFGKMQASSARFLLGAEEAIPASWNELQETSLPVDALVAGDIVRVLPGDRIPVDGIILDGKSSVNESMLTGEPLPVVRHAGDRVSSGTLNLDGVLVLQATAVGADAAVAQVAQLLEQAQGKRAPLQRWGDRISAIFVPCVLVLALLTFALWLMVGHVGPVRASSMAIAVLIVACPCAMGIAVPAAVTVAIGRAAQLGLLIKGGDVLERLADIQRIALDKTGTLTHGTPAIVGFEQHYDAFSPHDLIAWAAAVEKNSTHPLAQAVLDYAQTLGLAGLAATEAIVRPGEGVVATVDAHVVAVGNSALLPVTSTAEHGSATPLYIVVDGVHAATMLAEDQPRPEAIDVVRALKTIGIQPLMLTGDVRASAEAIGQQVGIEEIRASCTPAGKTEAIAELQSRHHRVAMVGDGINDAAALATSDLGIAMAGGTDLAREAGDILLLRPDLRLVPTAFRLGRQAQRVMRQNIFWALGYNVIMLPLAAGALYPHFGLTLSPVFASLAMALSSLSVLANSLRLRAAR from the coding sequence TTGTCTGAGCAGGCCAGCGTTCGTCTTCAGGTGGAAGGCATGACCTGTGCGGCGTGCCAGGCCCATGTGGAGCGCGCGCTTGCGGGTGTTTCTGGCGTAGACTCCGCCAACGTCAATCTGATGACGAACACGGCCACCGTAGCAGTACGCACGGCTGTGTCTGCCGATAGCCTCATCACCGCCGTGCAGCGAGCTGGCTATCGAGCGTCCCTTCCCGGCAGCAAAGCTGCTGGAGCCACGGAAGCGCAGGACTCCGACGCGCAGAGTACGCGCGTGCTGGGATCGGTGCTGCTGGGTGCGGTGGCGATGCTGCTCTCGATGCCGCTGATGATGCACCCGGGCACATGCGGGCTTTGCGCACGAATGATGCCGCAGTGGTCCATGCAGATATCCCCCGCGATCTTGCGTTGGACGCTCTGCGCTATCGCGGGCACGAGCATGGTTCTGGCGGGCGAAGTGTATCGTGCAGCCTGGAGCGCGGCACGGCACGCGGCGAGCAACATGAACACGCTCATCGCTGTCGGGACCCTCGCAGCATTCGCGGCGTCGTTCGCCTCCACGGTTGCGCCGCAGTGGATGCTCGCCCACGCAGGCTCGGCGGATTTGTACTACGAGGCCGTAGCGTTGATCCTCGCATTCCTGCTCGTGGGCCGCTGGCTTGAGTCGCGCGCGCGACGCCGTGCAGGCGAAGCGCTCGCGGCGTTCGGCAAAATGCAGGCATCCTCAGCTCGCTTCCTGCTCGGAGCGGAAGAGGCAATCCCCGCGAGTTGGAATGAGCTGCAGGAGACATCTCTTCCGGTCGACGCGCTCGTGGCAGGAGACATCGTCCGCGTTCTTCCCGGCGACCGCATTCCGGTCGACGGCATCATCCTCGACGGCAAGAGCTCCGTGAACGAGTCGATGCTGACCGGCGAACCGCTGCCGGTCGTGCGTCATGCGGGCGATCGCGTATCGAGCGGAACCTTGAACCTCGACGGAGTCCTGGTGCTGCAAGCCACGGCCGTCGGAGCTGATGCCGCCGTCGCACAGGTTGCTCAACTGCTCGAACAGGCGCAGGGAAAGCGCGCGCCGCTGCAGCGATGGGGAGATCGCATCAGCGCGATCTTCGTGCCCTGCGTGCTGGTGTTGGCGCTGCTGACCTTTGCGCTCTGGCTGATGGTGGGCCATGTGGGTCCGGTGCGCGCGTCGTCCATGGCCATCGCTGTGCTGATCGTTGCGTGCCCCTGCGCGATGGGCATCGCGGTACCTGCAGCGGTGACGGTAGCGATCGGTCGCGCTGCGCAGCTTGGGCTACTGATCAAAGGTGGCGATGTGCTTGAGCGACTTGCTGACATCCAGCGCATCGCTCTGGACAAGACCGGCACCCTGACCCATGGCACACCCGCCATCGTCGGCTTTGAGCAACACTATGATGCGTTCTCTCCCCATGATTTGATAGCCTGGGCCGCAGCCGTTGAGAAGAACAGCACGCACCCGCTCGCGCAAGCTGTGCTCGACTACGCGCAGACGCTGGGGCTCGCGGGACTCGCTGCCACGGAGGCGATCGTGCGCCCCGGTGAAGGCGTCGTCGCGACCGTCGATGCGCACGTAGTGGCTGTGGGCAATAGCGCTCTGCTGCCAGTGACGTCCACCGCCGAACATGGCTCGGCGACCCCGCTGTACATCGTCGTGGACGGCGTGCACGCGGCCACCATGCTTGCGGAGGATCAACCGCGGCCGGAAGCGATCGACGTCGTTCGCGCGTTGAAGACGATCGGCATCCAGCCGCTCATGCTCACTGGCGACGTCCGCGCCTCTGCTGAAGCCATTGGGCAGCAAGTCGGCATCGAAGAGATTCGCGCAAGCTGCACCCCCGCCGGAAAGACCGAGGCTATCGCGGAGCTGCAGTCGCGACACCATCGCGTAGCGATGGTGGGTGACGGCATCAACGACGCCGCTGCTCTTGCCACATCGGACCTCGGTATCGCCATGGCAGGTGGCACGGACCTTGCCCGCGAGGCTGGCGACATTCTGCTGCTGCGCCCGGACCTTCGCCTGGTGCCAACCGCCTTTCGTCTCGGCCGTCAGGCGCAGCGCGTGATGCGGCAAAACATTTTCTGGGCGTTGGGCTACAACGTCATCATGCTGCCGTTGGCCGCCGGAGCGCTGTATCCGCACTTCGGACTCACGCTCAGCCCTGTTTTTGCGAGCCTGGCGATGGCTCTCAGCTCGCTCTCCGTGCTGGCGAACTCGCTTCGCCTCCGCGCCGCGCGATAA
- the lptF gene encoding LPS export ABC transporter permease LptF, translated as MRIFTRYILREVIGYAALGGVLFTFILFMRYLLPLLELAVRGVAGPGDILLLIGYLLPNFLTLTIPMAVLIGILLGLSRLAADSEITAMRASGLGVMSFIRIVGLLAVVMWGLGLANSLWLAPRAARALLQYEEQAKTSQATVEVQARVFYEDFKNYVLYVQEVQPGANGTALWKHVFLADLTKPSQPRIISAERTYVLSSDAQTLHLQMEDGSRHDLSRDDPNRYDISTFNTADLPVQVGQQGEDSHLSRRDTPLQATPTSELWTLMHRPGDSRSYRIELHRRFSFPAACLVLMLVGVPLGLSSKRGGKGTGFVVTLLLVFLYYFASSMGIAMARQGKVSAGVGVWGANVLFALAGGVLIQQMSRSALSLGLLSQLGSTIAGIFSKKQKTPASELRTNTLSNQWTQRLRRALHVRFPLILDEYVMGNFVRNFILVLLSLTVLFLIFTFFELIGDIIKYRTPLVTVGEYLMNLIPFILYNVTPVCSLVAVLITFGTLNRTSELTAMKATGTSLYRMVTPVLLIATLISAALFAFDEFYLPDANRKQEALLSTIKGKPAQTFLRPDRKWMSGQSGGSTQPTRIFYYQFFGPDTNVFANLTVFEFEPGTFRLTRRIFATSTRWDENEHTWIFENGWQRSFGDDSVSDYQTFAHATFPEIRERPSYFKKEDRQSQQMSFTELRTYIHDLSQSGFDTMRLRVQLNRKLAYPLVTLVMALIAIPFSLQAGKRGSIAGMSAAVGLAIAYWVIAGITENLGNVNSLPAVLAAWSPDILFACAGGYLLLRTPT; from the coding sequence GTGCGCATTTTCACGCGTTACATCCTTCGCGAAGTGATTGGCTATGCTGCACTCGGCGGCGTGCTCTTCACGTTCATCTTGTTTATGCGCTATCTGTTGCCGTTGCTGGAACTCGCCGTGCGCGGCGTGGCCGGTCCGGGCGACATTCTCCTGCTCATCGGCTATCTGCTGCCGAACTTCCTCACGCTCACCATTCCGATGGCGGTGCTGATCGGCATTCTGCTTGGCCTGAGCCGTCTTGCCGCGGACAGCGAGATCACCGCTATGCGCGCCAGCGGACTCGGGGTGATGTCTTTCATCCGCATCGTCGGCCTGCTTGCCGTGGTCATGTGGGGCCTCGGCCTGGCGAACTCGCTATGGCTCGCACCCCGCGCGGCCCGGGCGTTGCTTCAGTATGAGGAGCAGGCCAAGACCAGTCAGGCCACAGTCGAAGTGCAGGCGCGCGTTTTCTACGAAGACTTCAAGAACTACGTGCTGTACGTGCAGGAAGTCCAGCCCGGCGCGAATGGGACCGCCCTTTGGAAGCACGTCTTCCTCGCCGATCTGACGAAGCCTTCACAACCGCGCATCATCTCCGCCGAGCGCACGTACGTCCTCAGCAGCGACGCGCAGACACTTCATCTGCAGATGGAAGATGGTTCGCGGCATGATCTTTCGCGCGACGATCCCAACCGGTACGATATCTCCACCTTCAACACCGCGGACCTGCCCGTACAGGTCGGGCAGCAAGGCGAAGACTCTCACTTGAGTCGCCGCGATACGCCGCTGCAGGCAACGCCGACGAGCGAGCTTTGGACGCTGATGCATCGCCCCGGCGATAGCCGCTCATACCGCATCGAGCTGCACCGTCGCTTTTCTTTCCCGGCCGCCTGCCTGGTGCTCATGCTGGTCGGCGTGCCCTTGGGACTTTCTTCCAAACGAGGCGGTAAAGGCACGGGCTTCGTCGTTACGCTGCTGCTCGTCTTCCTCTACTACTTCGCGTCGTCGATGGGCATTGCAATGGCGCGCCAGGGCAAGGTCTCTGCAGGCGTCGGCGTATGGGGAGCCAACGTGCTCTTCGCGCTCGCTGGCGGAGTGCTCATTCAGCAGATGTCCCGCAGCGCGCTCTCGCTGGGCCTGCTCTCTCAGCTCGGATCGACGATCGCCGGCATCTTCTCGAAGAAGCAGAAAACTCCGGCCAGCGAGCTGCGTACGAATACGCTCAGCAATCAATGGACACAACGCCTCCGTCGCGCGCTCCATGTGCGCTTCCCCCTCATCCTCGACGAGTATGTGATGGGCAACTTCGTGCGGAACTTCATCCTCGTTCTGCTCAGCCTTACCGTGCTGTTTCTCATCTTCACGTTCTTCGAGCTGATCGGCGACATCATCAAGTACCGCACGCCGCTCGTGACCGTGGGCGAGTACCTGATGAACCTCATTCCGTTCATCCTCTATAACGTCACACCTGTCTGCTCGCTCGTCGCCGTGCTCATCACCTTTGGCACGCTCAACCGCACCAGCGAACTGACCGCGATGAAGGCCACGGGAACAAGCCTTTACCGCATGGTGACGCCCGTCCTGCTGATTGCGACCTTGATCTCTGCCGCGCTGTTCGCGTTCGATGAGTTCTATCTGCCCGATGCCAACCGCAAGCAGGAAGCGCTACTCTCCACCATCAAGGGCAAGCCTGCTCAGACGTTTTTGCGTCCTGATCGCAAGTGGATGTCCGGGCAATCCGGCGGGTCGACGCAGCCGACGCGCATCTTCTACTACCAGTTCTTCGGTCCAGACACGAACGTCTTCGCAAACCTGACGGTCTTCGAGTTTGAGCCCGGAACCTTCCGCCTGACACGCCGCATCTTCGCCACGAGCACGCGCTGGGATGAGAACGAGCACACCTGGATCTTCGAGAATGGGTGGCAGCGTTCCTTCGGCGACGACTCCGTCTCGGACTACCAGACCTTCGCCCACGCCACCTTCCCTGAGATTCGCGAACGCCCTTCGTACTTCAAGAAAGAAGATCGCCAGTCGCAGCAGATGAGTTTCACGGAGCTGCGCACGTATATCCACGACCTGAGCCAGAGCGGTTTCGACACGATGCGTCTGCGCGTGCAGCTCAATCGGAAACTGGCCTACCCGCTGGTCACCCTCGTCATGGCGTTGATCGCGATTCCTTTTTCACTACAGGCGGGCAAGCGCGGCTCCATCGCGGGCATGAGCGCGGCCGTGGGACTGGCGATCGCTTATTGGGTCATCGCGGGCATTACCGAAAATCTCGGCAACGTAAACTCACTGCCTGCGGTATTAGCCGCCTGGTCGCCGGATATCCTCTTCGCCTGCGCTGGCGGCTATCTGCTGCTGAGAACGCCCACGTAA
- a CDS encoding FKBP-type peptidyl-prolyl cis-trans isomerase, translating to MKSSIASLSVLVLTGSALSIAAQTAKPAAAPHRAATAHKAVSSESALGGCVTLPKLSEKIPALPAGSPCAKPLYTITKRSDISLDYASPMLSPALREALDVKPITISLVYIDTKIGTGELALPNKWYTVHYTGYLPDGTKFDSSVDRGEPISFPYGQHRVIQGWDTGFEGMHVGGKRRLFVPYPLAYGDQGHPPVIPAKAELIFDVELVAQSDDQPKPKAAPAPKMEEKPATPATNGAAPTAKPETK from the coding sequence ATGAAATCCTCGATCGCTTCCCTCTCCGTCCTCGTCCTCACCGGCTCTGCCCTGAGCATCGCCGCGCAGACCGCCAAGCCCGCTGCCGCGCCTCATCGCGCCGCGACCGCGCACAAGGCGGTGAGCAGCGAATCCGCTCTTGGCGGTTGCGTCACCCTGCCCAAGCTATCTGAAAAGATTCCAGCGCTCCCGGCAGGCAGCCCCTGCGCGAAGCCGCTCTACACCATCACGAAGCGCTCCGACATTTCGCTCGATTACGCGTCGCCAATGCTGAGCCCCGCGCTGCGCGAGGCTCTCGATGTGAAGCCGATCACGATCTCGCTCGTTTACATCGACACGAAGATCGGTACCGGCGAACTCGCGCTACCGAACAAGTGGTACACCGTGCACTACACCGGCTACCTTCCCGACGGCACCAAGTTCGACTCCTCTGTGGACCGCGGCGAGCCCATCTCGTTCCCCTACGGCCAGCACCGCGTCATCCAGGGCTGGGACACCGGCTTTGAAGGCATGCACGTCGGCGGCAAGCGTCGCCTCTTCGTGCCCTACCCGCTGGCGTACGGCGACCAGGGCCACCCGCCCGTCATCCCCGCAAAGGCAGAGCTGATCTTTGACGTGGAACTCGTGGCACAGAGCGACGACCAGCCCAAGCCGAAGGCCGCTCCGGCACCGAAGATGGAAGAGAAGCCCGCAACTCCGGCGACCAATGGTGCTGCCCCCACGGCAAAGCCCGAAACCAAGTAA